A single genomic interval of Asinibacterium sp. OR53 harbors:
- a CDS encoding COG3014 family protein codes for MKHCIKQAWVAWLLMPVLFSCATYNSKMSAYYKQVSASHYRHADHMLERNGYLQHPRNSLLYYMERGQMLHLQGLYDSSNLFLNLADLYIENKHKSLGNAITSLMLNPMTVPYLGEDFERFMVHYYKALNYLYLGKTDDALVEARRISLSTQTQEDKFKPGANRYTKDAFALNVQGMIYEAAGMINDAFIAYRNAADVYLKEPNNRYYGVAIPSQLKQDVLRTAALMGFNDQLDFYGKKFNTTYKSRDSSNAGGELVVFFERGMAPAKTEQNFILAQSGDGNGVFVFNGPYGTFDIPFDVSSANSSAASLKNFRTIRVAIPIYEPRSYNNVQGTITADGAAYSSELAEDINTIAPAVLKERIVKEVSNALLRQAFKLGMEKGASEATKAAVKNNSKEKDAGKKERNAEAAALVTGLVVNMFNTATEKADTRNWQSLPAYIQYVRVPLKKGTNDIRLQLGNAEKTIRIEGKTGLQLYNWRVPDNSITVAP; via the coding sequence ATGAAGCATTGTATAAAACAGGCATGGGTAGCTTGGCTATTGATGCCTGTTTTGTTTTCCTGTGCTACTTATAACAGCAAAATGTCTGCTTATTACAAGCAGGTAAGCGCATCGCATTACAGGCATGCCGATCATATGCTGGAGCGGAATGGTTACCTGCAACATCCCAGGAACAGCCTGTTGTATTATATGGAGCGGGGGCAAATGTTGCACCTGCAGGGATTGTATGACAGCAGCAACCTGTTCCTGAATCTTGCCGATCTTTATATAGAAAACAAACACAAATCGTTAGGGAATGCGATTACCAGCTTGATGCTTAACCCGATGACCGTTCCTTACCTGGGTGAAGATTTTGAACGCTTCATGGTTCATTATTACAAAGCGCTCAACTATCTCTACCTCGGAAAAACAGACGACGCCCTGGTAGAAGCCCGTCGCATTAGTTTGAGCACCCAAACGCAGGAAGACAAGTTCAAACCGGGCGCCAATCGTTATACCAAAGATGCGTTTGCACTCAATGTGCAGGGCATGATCTATGAAGCTGCCGGCATGATCAATGATGCATTCATCGCTTACCGGAATGCCGCCGATGTTTACCTCAAAGAGCCGAACAATAGGTACTACGGTGTTGCCATACCCTCGCAATTGAAGCAGGATGTATTAAGAACCGCTGCGTTGATGGGATTCAATGACCAGCTTGATTTTTACGGAAAAAAATTCAATACCACTTACAAAAGCCGCGACAGCAGTAATGCCGGTGGAGAACTGGTGGTATTTTTTGAAAGGGGGATGGCTCCCGCCAAAACGGAACAGAACTTTATCCTTGCGCAATCTGGCGATGGAAACGGCGTTTTTGTTTTTAACGGACCCTATGGTACTTTCGATATTCCATTCGATGTTTCTTCTGCTAATTCTTCTGCTGCTTCGCTGAAAAACTTCAGGACCATTCGTGTGGCCATTCCCATTTATGAACCCAGGTCTTACAATAATGTGCAGGGTACCATTACAGCAGATGGAGCTGCTTATTCATCAGAACTGGCAGAAGATATCAATACCATTGCACCAGCGGTATTGAAAGAACGGATAGTAAAGGAAGTTTCCAATGCTTTATTAAGACAGGCGTTTAAACTGGGCATGGAGAAAGGCGCTTCAGAAGCCACCAAAGCAGCAGTGAAAAACAACAGCAAAGAAAAAGACGCCGGCAAGAAAGAAAGAAATGCAGAAGCAGCTGCTCTGGTCACCGGATTAGTCGTAAACATGTTCAATACCGCAACGGAAAAAGCAGATACCCGTAACTGGCAATCATTACCCGCTTATATTCAGTATGTGCGCGTTCCGCTGAAAAAAGGAACCAACGATATCAGGCTCCAGTTGGGCAATGCTGAAAAAACCATTCGTATTGAGGGTAAAACTGGTTTGCAATTGTACAACTGGCGTGTGCCCGATAACAGCATTACTGTTGCTCCATAA
- the mnmH gene encoding tRNA 2-selenouridine(34) synthase MnmH, with protein sequence MAITKLTIAPFLAAAQDHLVLDVRSPGEYHHAHIPGAQLLALFTDEERKVVGTAYKQQSRQKAIKIGLQFFGPKMVGMIEQVEQWCAALNKDAERHTVLVHCWRGGMRSAGVAWLLDLYGFNVITLVGGYKTYRHWVLAQLENNYPIHIVGGYTGSGKTDLLHELTKQQEAVIDLEALALHKGSAFGALDKIPQPSQEMFENLLAHELQKHEQASRIWMEDESQRIGLVNIPIVLFKQMRTKPVFFLDIPFEERLNHIIKEYGGYEKEKLVNAIIRIKKRLGGLETKTAINYLLEDDVKECFRILLKYYDKLYIKGLYNRENAETLTCKIPVDQVDAVQNAGKLENLLQTQHA encoded by the coding sequence ATGGCCATCACCAAACTTACCATAGCACCTTTTTTAGCAGCTGCACAAGACCATCTCGTGCTCGATGTGCGCAGTCCGGGTGAATACCATCATGCACACATACCCGGCGCACAACTCCTTGCACTTTTCACCGACGAAGAAAGAAAGGTCGTCGGCACAGCTTACAAACAGCAGAGCCGGCAGAAAGCCATCAAGATAGGATTGCAGTTTTTCGGTCCTAAAATGGTGGGTATGATAGAGCAGGTAGAGCAATGGTGCGCCGCGCTTAACAAAGATGCTGAACGCCATACCGTGCTGGTGCATTGCTGGCGCGGAGGTATGCGCAGCGCCGGTGTGGCCTGGCTGCTCGATCTCTATGGTTTCAACGTGATTACCCTAGTGGGCGGCTATAAAACCTATCGCCACTGGGTGTTGGCGCAGTTGGAAAATAATTATCCCATCCATATTGTTGGCGGTTATACCGGCAGCGGCAAAACCGATCTGCTCCATGAGCTCACCAAACAACAGGAAGCCGTGATCGATCTCGAAGCGCTGGCTCTGCATAAAGGATCGGCTTTCGGCGCGCTTGATAAAATACCACAGCCCTCCCAGGAGATGTTCGAGAATCTGTTGGCACATGAATTGCAAAAACACGAACAAGCTTCGCGGATATGGATGGAAGATGAAAGCCAACGCATCGGCCTCGTCAATATACCCATCGTACTCTTTAAACAAATGCGCACCAAACCTGTTTTCTTCCTCGATATTCCTTTCGAAGAAAGGCTCAACCACATCATAAAAGAATACGGAGGATACGAGAAAGAAAAACTGGTGAACGCCATTATCCGCATCAAAAAAAGACTGGGTGGGCTCGAAACCAAAACAGCCATCAATTACCTGTTGGAAGACGATGTAAAAGAATGCTTCCGCATATTGTTGAAATACTACGATAAGCTTTACATCAAAGGATTGTATAATCGCGAAAACGCCGAAACGCTTACCTGTAAAATTCCCGTTGACCAGGTGGATGCCGTGCAGAATGCCGGTAAACTGGAGAACCTTCTTCAAACACAGCATGCATGA
- the rho gene encoding transcription termination factor Rho, with protein sequence MYDILQLNDMLLPELLDIAEQLKIAGVKKLDKQGLIYKILDSQALTASETKEDGKKKPGRARKPVTVKTGIATEEAEVMQEAPQQTAKPAPPQPKRGAPGRKPKTEKPAEQAPQAALSLNGTSAETSEPTHAAEAESAENGLSHEASQPAQQQKQHRKEPTFNIEFEGMILSEGVLEMMPDGYGFLRSSDYNYLSSPDDVYVSPSQIKLFGLKTGDTVQGAVRPPKEGEKYFALLKVDAINGKKPDEVRDRVPFDYLTPLFPYEKLNLFTTPNNYSTRIMDLFTPIGKGQRGLIVAQPKVGKTILLKEVANAIAANHPECYLMVVLIDERPEEVTDMERSVKAEVIASTFDEPAEKHVKVSTIALQKAKRLVECGHDVVILLDSITRLARAHNTVAPASGKVLSGGVEANAMQKPKQFFGAARKIEHGGSLTILATALIETGSKMDEVIFEEFKGTGNMELQLDRRLANKRIFPAIDLVASSTRRDDLLLDKEVLQRMNILRLYINDMNTEEAMNELLKRMRGTKDNEEFLASMNR encoded by the coding sequence ATGTACGACATTTTGCAATTGAACGACATGCTATTGCCAGAGTTGCTCGACATTGCCGAGCAGTTGAAAATAGCAGGCGTTAAAAAGCTTGACAAACAAGGACTTATTTATAAGATCCTCGACAGCCAGGCACTCACAGCCAGCGAAACAAAAGAAGACGGCAAGAAAAAACCTGGCAGGGCCCGCAAACCCGTTACCGTTAAAACCGGTATCGCTACCGAAGAAGCGGAAGTGATGCAGGAAGCGCCGCAACAAACAGCCAAGCCTGCGCCCCCCCAGCCCAAACGTGGTGCGCCCGGCCGTAAACCCAAAACTGAGAAGCCCGCTGAACAAGCGCCCCAGGCTGCTCTATCGCTCAACGGAACATCGGCAGAAACATCCGAGCCCACACATGCTGCCGAAGCGGAATCTGCAGAGAATGGTCTTTCGCACGAAGCGTCCCAGCCTGCACAGCAGCAAAAACAGCACCGCAAAGAACCCACTTTCAATATCGAGTTTGAAGGCATGATCCTCAGCGAAGGCGTGCTCGAGATGATGCCCGATGGTTATGGGTTCCTGCGTTCATCCGATTATAATTACCTCTCTTCACCCGACGATGTATACGTATCTCCTTCGCAGATCAAACTCTTTGGTCTCAAAACCGGCGATACCGTGCAGGGCGCTGTTCGTCCGCCTAAAGAAGGAGAAAAATATTTCGCGCTCCTCAAAGTAGACGCCATCAACGGCAAGAAACCCGATGAAGTGCGCGACCGTGTTCCTTTCGATTACCTTACACCGCTTTTCCCTTACGAAAAGCTGAACCTGTTCACTACGCCCAACAATTACAGCACCCGTATCATGGACCTCTTTACGCCCATTGGTAAGGGTCAGCGTGGCCTGATCGTTGCGCAACCAAAAGTGGGTAAAACCATTTTGTTAAAAGAAGTGGCCAACGCCATCGCCGCCAATCACCCCGAGTGTTATCTCATGGTGGTATTGATCGATGAGCGCCCTGAAGAGGTAACCGATATGGAGCGCAGCGTAAAGGCAGAAGTGATCGCTTCTACCTTCGATGAACCCGCAGAGAAACACGTGAAAGTATCTACCATCGCTTTGCAAAAAGCAAAACGCCTGGTAGAATGCGGTCACGATGTAGTGATACTGCTCGACTCCATCACCCGTTTGGCCAGGGCCCACAACACAGTGGCACCTGCCAGCGGTAAAGTATTGAGTGGTGGTGTGGAAGCCAACGCCATGCAGAAGCCCAAACAGTTCTTCGGCGCCGCCCGTAAAATCGAGCACGGTGGTTCTCTTACCATCCTGGCTACAGCCCTCATTGAAACAGGCAGTAAGATGGATGAAGTGATCTTTGAAGAATTCAAGGGAACCGGTAACATGGAATTGCAGCTCGACCGCCGCCTGGCCAACAAACGCATATTCCCTGCCATCGACCTGGTGGCTTCTTCTACTCGCCGCGACGACCTGTTGCTCGACAAAGAAGTATTGCAACGCATGAACATCCTTCGTTTGTATATCAACGATATGAATACCGAAGAAGCAATGAATGAATTGCTCAAGCGCATGCGCGGTACGAAAGACAATGAAGAGTTCTTAGCCTCTATGAATCGATAA
- the selD gene encoding selenide, water dikinase SelD, which yields MNNESTAIRLTQYSHGAGCGCKIAPQVLDTILKTNLSSPDQQNLLVGNSSKDDAAAYDLGNGTALISTTDFFMPIVDDAFSFGKIAGANAISDVYAMGGKPILAIAILGWPVDKLPAEVAQQVVEGARSICAEAGIPLAGGHSIDCPEPVFGLAVNGLVDIPRLKQNSTAREGDVLFLTKPLGMGILSTAQKRNALSSEHHDLMLRQLMQLNKVGEELSALASVHAMTDVTGFGLLGHLIEMCEGSSLNAQIQLQQVPVIPGLDPYLQQKIQPGGTKRNWASYGHKVQFANTVQSEEAISILADPQTNGGLLVAVGKDSVKDAGDLLKSHGLYHSIIGEMTVAGGDKTVTVF from the coding sequence ATGAACAATGAATCTACAGCCATCAGGCTTACGCAATATTCCCATGGCGCCGGTTGCGGTTGCAAAATAGCGCCGCAGGTACTGGACACTATTTTAAAGACCAATCTCTCATCGCCCGATCAGCAAAACTTACTCGTAGGCAATAGCAGTAAAGACGATGCTGCCGCTTACGACCTGGGCAATGGAACCGCATTGATCTCTACTACCGACTTTTTCATGCCCATCGTAGACGATGCGTTTTCATTCGGTAAAATTGCCGGAGCCAACGCCATCAGCGATGTGTATGCTATGGGAGGAAAACCCATACTGGCCATTGCAATTTTGGGATGGCCGGTAGATAAATTGCCTGCAGAAGTTGCACAACAGGTGGTTGAAGGTGCGCGCAGTATTTGTGCCGAAGCGGGCATTCCGCTTGCAGGCGGACATAGCATTGATTGTCCCGAGCCGGTTTTTGGGCTTGCAGTAAACGGACTCGTTGATATCCCACGCCTCAAACAAAACAGCACCGCCCGCGAAGGAGATGTTTTATTCCTTACCAAACCGCTGGGCATGGGCATCCTTTCCACTGCGCAAAAACGCAATGCACTCAGCAGCGAACACCACGATCTCATGCTTCGCCAATTGATGCAGTTGAATAAAGTAGGAGAAGAACTTTCTGCACTGGCATCTGTACACGCCATGACCGATGTAACCGGCTTCGGATTGCTTGGTCACCTGATTGAAATGTGTGAAGGAAGCAGCTTGAATGCGCAGATACAATTACAACAGGTTCCTGTTATCCCGGGCCTCGATCCTTACCTGCAACAAAAAATACAACCGGGAGGTACCAAACGCAACTGGGCAAGCTATGGCCATAAAGTACAGTTCGCCAATACGGTTCAATCCGAAGAAGCCATCTCCATACTGGCCGATCCGCAAACAAATGGCGGGTTGTTGGTGGCGGTTGGAAAAGACAGTGTAAAAGACGCCGGTGATCTGTTGAAATCGCATGGTCTTTACCATTCCATTATTGGTGAAATGACGGTTGCGGGCGGAGATAAAACCGTTACAGTATTTTAA
- a CDS encoding penicillin-binding protein activator LpoB produces MKSKFLLFAAGILSFSLFLTSCATRKVTRIDPATQIDINGTWNNTDSRLTAEEMTNQILNAKWLDDHLAAKGGKKPVVVVGMVTNKSHEHIEAETFMNDLERAFIQTSRVGLVQSGKKREEMRAEKADQQSNATQSTMKKFGLERGADYILQGSINSIVDAYRRKKTVTYQVNLELTNIETNEVVWIGDKKIAKFVNN; encoded by the coding sequence ATGAAAAGCAAATTTTTACTTTTTGCCGCCGGAATTTTATCGTTCTCTCTTTTTCTTACTTCCTGCGCAACACGTAAGGTTACCCGCATCGATCCTGCAACACAGATCGATATCAATGGAACCTGGAACAACACCGACAGCCGCCTCACCGCGGAAGAAATGACCAACCAGATACTGAATGCCAAATGGCTCGACGATCACCTGGCTGCCAAAGGAGGCAAAAAGCCTGTAGTAGTGGTAGGCATGGTTACCAATAAAAGTCATGAACACATTGAAGCAGAAACTTTCATGAACGACCTCGAGCGCGCATTCATACAAACCAGCAGGGTAGGATTGGTGCAAAGCGGTAAAAAACGGGAAGAGATGCGGGCCGAAAAAGCAGACCAACAGAGCAACGCCACACAAAGCACCATGAAAAAATTCGGGTTGGAGCGTGGGGCTGATTATATACTGCAAGGCTCTATCAATTCCATCGTAGATGCGTATCGCAGGAAGAAAACCGTTACCTACCAGGTGAACCTGGAGCTCACCAACATTGAAACCAATGAAGTGGTATGGATAGGTGATAAAAAGATTGCCAAATTCGTCAACAACTAA
- a CDS encoding nuclear transport factor 2 family protein, with protein MNTNEQTIHHFYSAFQQRDYAGMNACYDAEVVFSDMVFGLLNSQETRAMWEMLCKNAKDLTIRFDNIRLLDEEYATCDWVATYTFTQTGRKVVNRVKAHMRLKDGLITEHSDAFDIYKWSRQAFGLRGWLFGWTNFMRNRIHINAKKRLLGFMEQQ; from the coding sequence ATGAACACGAACGAACAAACGATACACCATTTTTATTCGGCCTTTCAACAAAGAGATTATGCAGGTATGAATGCCTGCTACGATGCAGAAGTGGTGTTCAGCGACATGGTATTCGGATTGCTCAACAGCCAGGAAACACGGGCTATGTGGGAAATGCTTTGCAAAAACGCAAAAGACCTTACCATCCGGTTCGATAATATCCGGCTACTGGACGAAGAATATGCTACCTGCGATTGGGTAGCCACTTATACGTTTACCCAAACAGGCAGGAAAGTAGTGAATAGGGTAAAAGCCCACATGCGATTGAAAGACGGACTGATCACAGAACATTCCGATGCATTTGACATATACAAATGGTCGAGGCAGGCGTTTGGTTTAAGGGGATGGCTTTTTGGCTGGACCAACTTCATGCGGAACCGGATACACATCAATGCTAAAAAACGGCTGCTCGGTTTTATGGAGCAACAGTAA